One window of the Klebsiella oxytoca genome contains the following:
- the mdtD gene encoding multidrug transporter subunit MdtD, producing the protein MTEKKARSMAGLPWIAAMAFFMQALDATILNTALPAIAHSLNRSPLAMQSAIISYTLTVAMLIPVSGWLADRFGTRKVFIIAVSLFTLGSLACALSNSLMELVIFRVIQGIGGAMMMPVARLALLRAYPRSELLPVLNFVTMPGLVGPILGPVLGGVLVTWASWHWIFLINIPIGIIGIVYARKYMPDFTTPRRRFDTLGFVLFGLSLVLFSSGIELFGEKIVATWIALAVIALSLVLMWAYIRHARRYPTPLISLSLFKTHTFSVGIAGNLATRLGTGCVPFLMPLMLQVGFGYPAIIAGCMIAPTAIGSIIAKSTVTQILRWFGYRKTLVGVTIFIGLMIAQFSLQSPDMSIWMLLLPLFVLGMAMSTQFTSMNTITLADLTDENASSGNSILAVTQQLSISLGVAVSAAVLRFYEGFDSANTIEQFHYTFITMGAITVVSALVFALLRAKDGRNLIKERHKR; encoded by the coding sequence ATGACCGAGAAGAAAGCCCGCAGTATGGCCGGGCTGCCGTGGATCGCAGCAATGGCTTTTTTTATGCAGGCGCTTGACGCCACCATTCTGAACACAGCCCTTCCAGCTATCGCCCACAGTCTTAATCGTTCACCGCTAGCGATGCAATCGGCCATCATCAGCTATACGCTTACGGTGGCTATGCTTATTCCGGTCAGCGGCTGGCTGGCCGACCGTTTCGGCACCCGGAAAGTGTTTATCATTGCCGTCAGCCTGTTTACTCTTGGCTCTCTCGCCTGCGCCCTTTCAAACTCCCTGATGGAGCTGGTTATCTTCCGCGTCATTCAGGGTATCGGCGGGGCGATGATGATGCCGGTAGCGAGGCTGGCATTACTGCGTGCCTATCCGCGAAGTGAATTATTGCCGGTACTTAACTTCGTTACAATGCCAGGGCTGGTCGGTCCTATCCTCGGTCCCGTACTCGGCGGCGTTCTGGTCACCTGGGCTAGCTGGCACTGGATTTTCCTGATTAATATTCCCATCGGTATTATCGGGATTGTGTATGCCCGCAAATATATGCCGGATTTCACCACGCCCCGGCGTCGCTTCGACACGCTCGGATTTGTCCTGTTTGGCCTGAGCCTGGTACTATTTTCCAGCGGAATAGAGCTGTTTGGCGAGAAAATTGTCGCAACGTGGATTGCTCTGGCGGTAATCGCCCTGAGCCTGGTTTTAATGTGGGCCTACATCCGCCACGCTCGCCGTTATCCCACACCGCTCATTTCGCTTTCTTTATTTAAGACTCATACCTTCTCTGTGGGGATCGCGGGAAACCTGGCAACGCGTCTGGGTACCGGATGCGTACCATTCCTGATGCCGCTGATGTTACAGGTTGGCTTCGGTTATCCGGCAATTATTGCTGGCTGTATGATCGCGCCTACGGCTATCGGTTCGATTATCGCGAAATCCACCGTCACCCAGATTCTTCGCTGGTTTGGATACCGTAAAACGCTGGTTGGAGTCACGATATTTATCGGGCTGATGATCGCTCAGTTTTCATTGCAATCACCGGACATGTCGATCTGGATGCTGCTGCTGCCGCTATTCGTTCTGGGGATGGCGATGTCCACCCAGTTCACCTCAATGAACACCATCACGCTCGCCGATTTAACCGATGAAAACGCCAGCAGCGGCAACAGTATACTGGCCGTTACCCAGCAGCTATCGATTAGTCTTGGGGTCGCCGTGAGCGCGGCGGTACTAAGGTTTTATGAAGGATTCGATAGCGCAAATACCATCGAACAGTTTCACTATACCTTTATTACTATGGGGGCAATCACCGTGGTATCAGCGCTGGTATTTGCCTTATTAAGAGCAAAAGATGGCCGCAACCTGATTAAGGAGCGGCATAAACGTTAG
- a CDS encoding FadR/GntR family transcriptional regulator: MSLSAQQLAAQKNISWVLAEKLAQKILTGEYQPESILPGEMELGEQFGVSRTAVREAVKTLAAKGMLLPRPRIGTRVMPRSSWNFLDKELLAWWLTEDNFSEVVSHFLVMRGSLEPQACFLAAITGTQEQKAQLNALMKEMVELKRNFQRERWIEVDMAWHEHIYEMSGNPFLTSFASLFHSVYHTYFTSITQNEVVKLDLHQAIVDAILENDGTRALSACQALLSTPNHSDK; the protein is encoded by the coding sequence ATGTCTTTAAGCGCACAGCAGTTGGCGGCACAAAAGAATATCTCCTGGGTATTAGCGGAGAAACTGGCTCAAAAAATTCTGACCGGTGAATATCAGCCAGAAAGTATCCTTCCAGGAGAGATGGAGCTGGGTGAGCAGTTTGGCGTAAGCCGTACCGCCGTGCGTGAAGCGGTAAAAACGCTAGCGGCAAAAGGTATGCTTTTACCTCGACCACGAATCGGAACGCGGGTAATGCCGCGCAGCAGCTGGAACTTTCTCGATAAAGAACTCCTCGCCTGGTGGTTAACAGAAGATAACTTCTCAGAGGTAGTCAGCCATTTTCTTGTTATGCGTGGCAGTCTTGAGCCCCAAGCCTGTTTTCTGGCGGCAATAACGGGTACCCAGGAACAAAAAGCCCAGCTCAACGCCTTGATGAAAGAAATGGTTGAGCTGAAGAGGAACTTTCAGCGCGAGCGCTGGATTGAAGTCGATATGGCCTGGCATGAACATATATATGAAATGAGCGGCAACCCTTTCCTGACCTCTTTCGCTTCTTTATTTCATTCGGTCTATCACACCTACTTCACTTCAATTACTCAAAATGAAGTGGTGAAACTGGATCTCCATCAGGCAATTGTTGATGCCATTCTGGAAAATGACGGGACTCGAGCGCTTAGCGCCTGTCAGGCGTTGCTCAGTACACCAAATCATTCAGACAAATAG